A window from Brucella sp. BE17 encodes these proteins:
- a CDS encoding helix-turn-helix domain-containing protein has protein sequence MVKPRHSRFYSKPGCSVEAAISLIEGKWKCIVLFHLLDGTMRFSEIRRQIESVSPRVLTNQLRELEEDGLITRKVYAQVPPKVEYSISPLGRSLEPILLSLKIWGDVNMGRFCRPDPVPEGYTSRNSPDGSARNESS, from the coding sequence ATGGTGAAACCTCGCCATTCACGGTTCTATTCTAAGCCGGGCTGTTCCGTTGAAGCGGCCATAAGCCTCATCGAAGGCAAATGGAAATGCATCGTTCTGTTTCACTTGCTTGATGGCACAATGCGCTTCAGCGAAATACGCCGCCAGATCGAAAGCGTCAGCCCGCGTGTGCTGACCAACCAGTTGCGCGAGCTTGAGGAAGATGGACTGATCACGCGCAAGGTCTATGCGCAGGTCCCACCGAAGGTAGAATACAGCATATCGCCACTCGGACGCAGCCTTGAACCCATATTACTCTCACTCAAAATATGGGGCGATGTGAATATGGGACGGTTCTGCAGGCCCGATCCTGTTCCGGAAGGCTATACATCTCGCAACAGCCCAGATGGATCCGCAAGGAATGAGTCCTCCTAA
- a CDS encoding lytic transglycosylase domain-containing protein: protein MKYFLKSLLILAFSHVLLFFDRDMLSFAQTNTQASAPSSEALEREAGPTTDRICQLIEKNAEAYGIPKDFFARLIWKESRFDHKAVSPVGAEGIAQFMPYTAKERGLVDPFDVEQAIPASARFLADLKRNFGNWGLAAAAYNAGSGRVSGWMRSGGFLPLETEGYVLDITGVPADDFAAGTELVNRPLDPKLEFAQACRRLPIIRFATTPMSHIKPKPWGIQVAGNFRRNVAASQWSRLRKQFSAVLSGHEPVISRVRSPIGRRGIYAVRIGADSSAEANKICGRLRAAGGACIVSRNR, encoded by the coding sequence ATGAAATATTTCCTCAAGTCACTTCTGATATTAGCGTTTTCACACGTTCTCCTGTTTTTCGACAGGGATATGCTGTCCTTTGCACAAACCAACACACAGGCATCTGCACCATCGTCCGAAGCCTTGGAACGCGAGGCTGGCCCCACCACAGACCGGATATGTCAGCTCATCGAAAAAAACGCGGAAGCTTATGGCATCCCGAAGGACTTCTTCGCGCGGCTGATCTGGAAGGAAAGCCGGTTCGACCATAAAGCGGTGAGCCCGGTGGGGGCCGAGGGTATCGCGCAGTTCATGCCCTATACGGCCAAAGAACGCGGCCTTGTCGATCCCTTTGACGTTGAGCAGGCCATTCCAGCTTCAGCGCGTTTCCTTGCCGACCTCAAGCGCAACTTCGGCAATTGGGGCCTTGCGGCAGCAGCCTATAATGCGGGATCGGGACGCGTATCGGGCTGGATGCGCTCCGGCGGTTTTCTGCCACTGGAAACGGAAGGGTATGTGCTCGACATTACCGGTGTCCCCGCTGACGATTTCGCTGCCGGAACCGAACTGGTCAATCGCCCGCTCGACCCAAAACTTGAATTTGCGCAAGCCTGCCGGCGTCTACCGATCATCCGTTTTGCTACCACACCGATGTCGCATATAAAACCGAAACCCTGGGGCATACAGGTCGCGGGCAATTTCAGGCGCAATGTTGCAGCCAGCCAATGGAGCCGCCTGCGCAAGCAGTTTTCCGCAGTCTTAAGCGGGCACGAGCCTGTTATCAGCCGTGTGCGCAGCCCTATCGGGCGACGCGGGATTTATGCGGTACGGATCGGGGCCGACAGTTCAGCGGAGGCCAACAAAATCTGCGGCAGACTTCGGGCAGCGGGTGGTGCCTGCATCGTGTCACGCAATCGTTAG
- a CDS encoding cold-shock protein, whose amino-acid sequence MAQTGLVKFFNNEKGFGFIKPDDGGADIFVHISAVQASGLTGLADNQKVSYETEPDRRGKGPKAVNITVTD is encoded by the coding sequence ATGGCACAGACCGGACTGGTCAAATTCTTCAATAATGAAAAGGGCTTTGGTTTCATTAAGCCTGATGATGGCGGGGCGGACATCTTCGTTCATATCTCAGCCGTACAAGCTTCAGGTCTTACGGGTCTCGCAGACAATCAGAAGGTCTCTTACGAGACGGAACCTGATCGTCGCGGCAAGGGTCCCAAGGCTGTGAACATCACCGTCACCGATTGA
- a CDS encoding BA14K family protein, with product MNRFAKTAILAVAAMAAVAAPIASASADSWGRHGWNRGGWDRPYRHHRRDRGADALAAGAIGLAAGALIGSVLSQPQQPTYVQPAPVYAPPPPPPAYYPPAPARGVAYRASFEPWSRAWYDYCSDRYRSFNPSTGTYRGYDGRDHFCNAN from the coding sequence ATGAATCGATTTGCGAAGACGGCTATTCTGGCCGTAGCAGCCATGGCAGCCGTTGCTGCTCCTATAGCATCCGCTTCGGCGGATTCCTGGGGCCGTCATGGATGGAACCGCGGCGGATGGGATCGGCCCTATCGCCACCATCGTCGCGACAGAGGGGCCGACGCACTTGCAGCGGGTGCCATCGGCCTTGCAGCTGGAGCGCTGATCGGCAGCGTACTGAGCCAACCGCAGCAGCCGACTTATGTCCAGCCTGCGCCGGTCTATGCACCGCCGCCACCGCCACCAGCCTATTATCCGCCAGCACCGGCGCGCGGCGTGGCTTATCGCGCAAGCTTTGAGCCCTGGAGCCGTGCATGGTACGATTACTGCTCCGACCGCTACCGCTCATTTAATCCGAGCACCGGAACCTACCGCGGTTACGATGGTCGCGATCATTTCTGCAATGCAAATTGA
- a CDS encoding MBL fold metallo-hydrolase: MGQLEAIIVPVTPFQQNCTVLFDGETRKGVVVDPGGDVAQILAAIKSQDVQIEAIWITHGHIDHAGGALDLKEALGVEIIGPHKDDKFLLDTLEETGQKYGIGAGVRNVTPDRWLEEGDRVTLGEHVFEVLHCPGHAPGHVVFFDAEARFAIVGDVLFNGSVGRTDLPGGDHTALMRSIEEKLLPLGDDIGFICGHGPGSRLGDERRSNPFLTK, translated from the coding sequence ATGGGCCAACTAGAGGCCATTATCGTTCCCGTTACGCCGTTCCAGCAAAATTGCACTGTGCTATTCGACGGCGAGACCCGCAAAGGCGTGGTTGTTGACCCTGGCGGTGACGTTGCGCAAATTCTTGCAGCGATCAAATCGCAGGATGTCCAGATCGAGGCGATCTGGATCACTCACGGACATATTGATCATGCCGGCGGTGCGCTCGATCTGAAAGAGGCGCTCGGTGTCGAGATTATTGGCCCGCATAAGGATGACAAGTTTCTGCTCGATACGCTGGAAGAGACCGGTCAGAAATATGGAATTGGCGCAGGTGTACGCAATGTAACGCCCGACCGCTGGCTTGAGGAGGGTGACAGGGTTACGTTAGGAGAGCATGTTTTTGAAGTGCTGCATTGCCCCGGCCATGCGCCGGGCCATGTCGTGTTCTTTGACGCGGAAGCACGCTTTGCCATTGTTGGTGATGTACTGTTCAACGGCTCGGTCGGCCGCACCGATTTGCCTGGCGGGGATCATACTGCACTCATGCGTTCCATCGAAGAGAAGCTGCTGCCGCTCGGCGATGATATCGGCTTCATCTGTGGGCATGGCCCCGGTAGCCGTCTTGGTGATGAACGCCGTAGCAATCCATTCCTTACGAAGTAA
- a CDS encoding branched-chain amino acid aminotransferase: MAEISFDQRDGFIWLDGEFVDWKDAKIHVLTHALHYASAVFEGERAYGGEIFKLNEHSERLHQSAHILGFEIPYSVEAINTACRELLEKQGFEDAYVRPIAWRGSQSLGVAAQQNRIHLAIAIWQWPSYFSPQEKMRGIRLDIAEYCRPDPRTAPSRSKAAGLYMICTISKHAAEAKGYADALMLDWRGQVAEATGANVFFVKDGVLHTPAPDCFLDGITRRTVIDLAQRRGIKVIERAIMPEELADFSECFLCGTAAEVTPVSQIADYLFKPADITSTLLNDYMQEVQPRKRAAE, encoded by the coding sequence ATGGCGGAGATTTCTTTTGATCAACGCGATGGGTTTATCTGGCTGGATGGGGAGTTTGTGGATTGGAAGGATGCGAAGATTCACGTCCTCACTCACGCGCTTCATTATGCAAGCGCGGTATTTGAGGGGGAGCGCGCCTATGGCGGGGAGATCTTCAAGCTGAACGAACACAGCGAACGCCTGCATCAATCGGCACACATTCTGGGCTTCGAAATTCCCTATAGCGTCGAGGCTATCAATACGGCCTGTCGCGAACTTCTCGAAAAGCAGGGTTTCGAGGACGCGTATGTACGTCCGATTGCCTGGCGTGGCTCTCAATCGCTCGGCGTGGCCGCACAGCAAAATCGCATCCATCTGGCGATAGCGATCTGGCAATGGCCCAGCTATTTTTCACCGCAGGAAAAGATGCGCGGCATTCGTCTCGACATTGCTGAATATTGCCGGCCTGATCCACGCACTGCGCCATCGCGATCCAAGGCAGCCGGGTTATATATGATCTGCACCATTTCCAAACACGCCGCAGAGGCCAAGGGTTATGCCGACGCGTTGATGCTCGACTGGCGCGGCCAGGTGGCCGAGGCGACCGGTGCCAATGTTTTCTTCGTCAAGGATGGTGTACTGCACACGCCGGCACCGGACTGCTTCCTCGATGGTATTACGCGCCGCACTGTCATTGATCTCGCTCAGCGGCGCGGCATCAAGGTGATCGAGCGTGCGATTATGCCGGAAGAATTGGCCGACTTCTCGGAATGCTTTCTTTGTGGGACGGCGGCGGAAGTTACGCCTGTTTCGCAGATCGCAGACTATTTGTTCAAGCCTGCGGATATTACCAGCACCTTGCTTAATGACTATATGCAGGAAGTCCAGCCCAGGAAAAGGGCGGCTGAATAA
- a CDS encoding MarR family transcriptional regulator — protein sequence MNLTNDMNYVSNPLTDDEATDLDIIELLFFSYRDFTADPDLILEKIGFGRAHHRVLYFINRKPGMTVAELLDVLRITKQSLSRVLKQLIDTGHVVQATGLHDRRHRKLYPTRSGRELTLALALPQSRRIARALEGYSDQERIVIERFLYNMVNPERRMQIDAFSGRDCL from the coding sequence GTGAATTTGACCAACGATATGAACTATGTCAGCAACCCACTGACGGATGACGAGGCCACTGATCTCGACATTATCGAACTCCTGTTCTTTTCCTATCGCGATTTCACCGCTGACCCCGATCTCATTTTGGAGAAAATCGGCTTTGGTCGCGCGCATCACCGCGTTCTTTACTTTATCAACCGCAAGCCGGGCATGACCGTGGCAGAACTTCTTGATGTTTTGCGCATCACGAAACAGAGCCTGTCGCGCGTTCTCAAGCAACTGATCGACACAGGGCACGTGGTGCAGGCGACCGGTCTGCATGACCGGCGGCATCGCAAACTTTATCCGACCAGAAGCGGGCGCGAGCTTACTCTGGCGCTGGCCCTGCCGCAGTCACGACGGATCGCCCGGGCATTGGAGGGCTACAGCGACCAGGAACGCATCGTCATAGAACGTTTTCTTTACAATATGGTCAATCCTGAGCGTCGTATGCAGATCGATGCGTTTTCGGGTCGGGATTGTCTGTAA
- a CDS encoding response regulator transcription factor has protein sequence MAGEEEQTPSDDAPHLLVVDDDNRIRSLLSQYLTNSGFRVTMAASAAEARRKLEGIDFDLLVLDVMMPGETGVSLTRSLREQKNVPILMLTALSETDSRVDGLAAGADDYLPKPFDPRELTLRINNILRRGAPLAQPKIEQIVFGPYTFFIPRRELKKGTETIKLTDREQDIMAIFAERAGDTIPRHELTGQDGDVGERTIDVQINRLRRKIEQDPANPVWLQTVRGIGYKLSIE, from the coding sequence ATGGCTGGAGAAGAAGAACAGACACCCTCGGATGACGCGCCGCACCTGCTCGTTGTCGATGATGATAACCGAATCCGAAGCCTGCTTTCGCAATATCTGACCAATAGCGGCTTTCGGGTCACCATGGCGGCAAGTGCTGCCGAAGCACGGCGCAAGCTCGAAGGCATTGATTTCGACCTCCTGGTTCTCGACGTCATGATGCCCGGCGAAACCGGCGTATCGCTCACCCGTTCGCTACGCGAACAAAAGAACGTACCAATCCTGATGCTGACCGCTTTGTCGGAAACCGACAGCCGCGTCGATGGTCTGGCGGCAGGTGCTGACGATTACCTTCCCAAACCGTTCGATCCGCGTGAACTCACCTTGCGCATCAACAATATCCTGCGCCGGGGTGCGCCACTGGCGCAGCCGAAGATCGAACAGATCGTATTCGGCCCCTACACATTCTTTATCCCGCGCCGCGAGCTGAAAAAGGGCACTGAAACCATAAAGCTTACCGACCGTGAACAGGACATCATGGCGATCTTTGCCGAACGCGCCGGTGATACAATTCCGCGTCATGAATTGACCGGGCAGGACGGCGATGTCGGCGAACGCACGATCGACGTCCAGATCAACCGGCTGCGCCGCAAGATCGAGCAGGACCCCGCCAATCCGGTCTGGCTACAGACAGTGCGCGGCATCGGCTACAAACTCAGCATCGAATAG
- a CDS encoding ATP-binding protein, translating into MTLWKKLSRHLARIMPKGLYARSLIIIIAPMVLLQSVIAYVFMERHWQMVTERLSTAVVRDISAIIDILETYPQEPGYDNLIRMSQQRLALNISILPPDPLPPPGPKPFFAILDYFLSEEITRQINRPFWVDTVGDSDLIEIRIKLEDKVLRVFARRSQAYASNTGIFLTWMVGTALVLLIIAVAFLRNQIKPIQQLSEAAESFGKGRPMPEGFQPRGAQEVRKAGIAFIQMRSRIERQIEQRTAMLSGVSHDLRTILTRFKLQLALTGNAIDTEPLNQDIADMQTMLEGYLAFARGEGSEEPGDYDVHPLCEKLENEARLRERGFKYTIVGNSQVHVRPNAFSRLVSNLVSNAFRHAQNVELAIAHSDGWLNVVVDDDGPGIPEERREDVFKPFVRLDEARTQDSGGTGGLGLAIARDIARSHGGDIMLEDAPTGGLRAIIRIPA; encoded by the coding sequence ATGACGCTCTGGAAAAAGCTCTCTCGTCACTTAGCGCGCATCATGCCGAAAGGGCTTTATGCGCGATCACTGATCATTATTATTGCCCCAATGGTGCTGCTTCAGTCGGTGATCGCCTATGTCTTCATGGAACGGCACTGGCAGATGGTGACGGAACGGCTTTCAACTGCTGTGGTGCGCGATATCTCTGCAATCATCGATATTCTGGAAACCTATCCGCAGGAACCCGGCTACGATAATCTGATCCGCATGTCACAGCAGCGCCTTGCGCTCAATATCTCGATTCTCCCACCCGACCCCCTCCCTCCTCCGGGTCCTAAGCCGTTCTTCGCCATTCTCGACTATTTTTTGAGCGAGGAAATCACCCGACAGATCAACAGGCCGTTCTGGGTCGACACGGTTGGCGATTCGGACCTCATTGAAATACGCATCAAACTCGAAGACAAGGTTCTGCGCGTCTTTGCACGGCGCAGTCAGGCCTATGCCTCCAACACCGGTATTTTCCTGACATGGATGGTGGGTACGGCTCTGGTCCTGCTGATCATCGCCGTTGCCTTCCTGCGCAACCAGATCAAGCCGATCCAGCAGCTGTCGGAAGCCGCCGAAAGTTTCGGCAAAGGGCGACCCATGCCGGAAGGTTTTCAACCACGCGGTGCGCAAGAAGTGCGCAAGGCCGGTATTGCCTTCATCCAGATGCGATCACGCATCGAACGCCAGATCGAACAGCGCACCGCCATGCTATCGGGTGTCAGCCATGATCTGCGCACCATCCTGACCCGTTTCAAACTGCAACTGGCGCTGACCGGAAACGCTATCGATACCGAACCGCTCAATCAGGACATTGCCGACATGCAGACCATGCTCGAGGGCTATCTCGCCTTTGCGCGTGGCGAGGGATCCGAAGAACCGGGCGATTACGATGTCCATCCGCTGTGTGAAAAGCTTGAAAATGAAGCGCGGCTGCGTGAACGTGGCTTCAAATATACGATTGTGGGCAACAGCCAGGTTCATGTTCGCCCCAACGCATTCTCGCGACTTGTGAGCAATCTGGTTTCCAATGCCTTCCGCCATGCACAGAACGTTGAACTGGCCATCGCGCATTCCGACGGCTGGCTAAACGTTGTCGTGGATGATGACGGACCGGGTATTCCAGAAGAACGGCGCGAGGATGTGTTCAAACCCTTCGTGCGTCTGGATGAAGCGCGCACACAGGATTCGGGTGGCACCGGCGGACTTGGCCTGGCAATTGCACGCGATATCGCCCGCAGCCATGGCGGTGACATCATGCTCGAAGACGCCCCCACTGGAGGGTTACGCGCCATCATCCGCATTCCCGCATGA
- the crcB gene encoding fluoride efflux transporter CrcB has product MQASIVVAVGGAIGSLLRYWCTLWLMPISRDMPWSTIFINIVGSFAIGFFAMLTLPTSRFALPEIWRLAFMVGICGGFTTFSAFSLQTFELLRLGMPGRAFLNIGVSVFACLAATAFGYMAAQYLNKL; this is encoded by the coding sequence ATGCAGGCATCGATTGTTGTGGCAGTTGGCGGAGCGATTGGAAGCCTGTTGCGGTACTGGTGCACGCTCTGGCTTATGCCCATCAGCCGCGATATGCCGTGGAGCACCATCTTCATTAATATAGTTGGTTCATTCGCCATCGGTTTTTTCGCCATGCTGACCTTGCCGACAAGCCGCTTCGCGCTGCCTGAAATCTGGCGACTGGCCTTTATGGTTGGAATTTGCGGCGGCTTCACCACATTTTCCGCGTTCAGCCTGCAAACATTCGAGCTGCTGCGGCTCGGCATGCCGGGGCGTGCCTTTCTCAATATCGGTGTGTCCGTCTTCGCCTGTCTCGCCGCCACGGCATTCGGCTATATGGCTGCGCAATATCTCAATAAGCTTTAA
- a CDS encoding tRNA-binding protein produces MAMSTTITWDDFEKVDIRAGTIVEAVPFPEARKPAFKLKIDFGETIGIKKSSAQITKHYDPAELVGKQVLAVVNFPPRQIGPFMSEVLTLGLPDDTGDVVLAAIDKSVPNGGKLF; encoded by the coding sequence TTGGCAATGAGCACGACAATCACATGGGATGATTTCGAGAAGGTCGATATCCGCGCTGGAACCATCGTGGAAGCGGTGCCGTTCCCTGAGGCGCGCAAGCCCGCCTTCAAGCTAAAGATCGATTTCGGCGAGACGATTGGTATCAAGAAATCCTCAGCGCAGATCACCAAGCATTATGATCCAGCCGAACTGGTCGGAAAACAAGTGCTTGCCGTTGTAAATTTTCCGCCGCGCCAGATCGGTCCGTTTATGTCAGAGGTTCTGACGCTCGGTCTGCCGGATGACACCGGTGATGTCGTACTGGCGGCCATCGACAAGAGCGTACCCAATGGCGGTAAACTTTTCTGA
- a CDS encoding YbjN domain-containing protein, with the protein MSLLELEFAREAHPVDVIEQVAHSNDWSFERTGDDEIAISVAGNWSDYHISFSWMEDFEALHLACAFDIKVAEPRVNEVMRLLSLINEKLLMGHFDLWQQEGAIMYRQSLLLAGGVEPTSRQVEVLLSAALEACETYFQAFQFVVWSGVSAREALESVVFETVGRA; encoded by the coding sequence ATGAGCCTTCTTGAGCTTGAATTCGCACGCGAAGCGCATCCTGTGGATGTGATCGAACAGGTGGCGCATTCAAACGACTGGTCATTCGAGCGGACAGGCGATGATGAAATCGCGATCTCGGTTGCAGGCAACTGGAGCGACTATCATATCTCGTTTTCGTGGATGGAAGATTTCGAGGCGCTGCATCTTGCCTGCGCCTTCGATATCAAAGTGGCAGAGCCGCGTGTAAACGAGGTCATGCGTCTGCTTTCGCTGATCAATGAAAAGCTTTTGATGGGGCATTTCGATCTCTGGCAGCAGGAAGGGGCGATCATGTATCGCCAGTCACTGCTGTTGGCAGGGGGTGTCGAGCCGACCAGCCGTCAGGTGGAAGTTCTGCTATCGGCCGCGCTGGAGGCTTGCGAGACCTATTTTCAAGCCTTCCAGTTCGTCGTCTGGTCCGGCGTCAGCGCACGCGAGGCGCTTGAAAGCGTGGTGTTCGAGACGGTCGGACGCGCCTGA
- a CDS encoding accessory factor UbiK family protein produces MTSGQNRVLDELAKLVTDAAGAAQGVRREVETALRSQGERVLNTLDVVQREDFEVVREMAIKARAENSALLARIEALEARLAKFEAASEAKPSKTSSASTKSKDIS; encoded by the coding sequence ATGACCAGCGGACAGAACCGGGTTCTTGATGAACTCGCCAAGCTTGTGACCGATGCTGCGGGTGCTGCGCAAGGCGTGCGCCGTGAAGTGGAAACTGCGTTGCGTTCGCAGGGCGAACGCGTTCTCAATACGCTTGATGTCGTTCAGCGCGAAGACTTCGAAGTCGTGCGTGAAATGGCGATCAAGGCACGGGCAGAAAACAGTGCGCTTTTGGCACGAATCGAAGCGCTGGAAGCACGTCTTGCCAAATTTGAGGCTGCTTCCGAGGCCAAACCGTCAAAAACTTCGTCTGCTTCGACAAAATCCAAAGATATTTCCTGA
- the lgt gene encoding prolipoprotein diacylglyceryl transferase — MIETLLPASALAFPNIDPVIFSVGPLAVHWYGLGYVVGILFAWWYAKKLVRNHRLWANNEPPMEPEALDDFVIWAALGVILGGRIGYTVFYNSSYYFANPLEIPAIWDGGMSFHGGIIGVTLAMMLFARSRQIGVWSMFDTIAAGVPVGLGLVRITNFINSELWGRVSDAPWAVYFPNGGPLPRHPSQIYEALLEGLVLFFVLFAFIWGRKKLKKPGFIAGVFVTGYGLSRIVVEFFRQPDAQLGYLFGGWLTMGMLLSLPMVLLGLWAVWRANRSASRNA; from the coding sequence ATGATAGAGACGTTGCTGCCCGCTTCGGCCCTCGCTTTTCCAAATATTGATCCGGTTATTTTCTCGGTTGGTCCGCTGGCAGTGCATTGGTACGGACTTGGCTATGTCGTGGGCATCCTGTTTGCCTGGTGGTATGCCAAGAAGCTCGTGCGCAATCACCGTCTTTGGGCAAACAACGAACCACCCATGGAACCCGAAGCACTCGATGATTTCGTCATCTGGGCAGCGCTCGGCGTGATTCTGGGCGGACGCATCGGCTACACGGTTTTCTACAATTCTTCTTATTACTTCGCAAACCCCCTGGAAATACCCGCCATATGGGATGGCGGCATGTCGTTCCATGGCGGCATCATCGGCGTCACGCTTGCCATGATGCTTTTCGCCCGTTCGCGTCAGATCGGTGTGTGGAGCATGTTCGATACGATTGCAGCAGGCGTTCCTGTCGGTCTCGGCCTTGTGCGCATCACAAACTTCATCAATTCGGAATTGTGGGGCCGGGTCAGCGATGCGCCCTGGGCGGTTTATTTTCCAAATGGCGGCCCGCTGCCGCGCCATCCAAGCCAGATTTACGAAGCTCTTCTTGAAGGGCTTGTGCTGTTCTTCGTGCTTTTCGCCTTCATCTGGGGTAGAAAAAAACTGAAAAAGCCGGGCTTCATCGCCGGTGTCTTCGTCACAGGTTATGGCCTCAGCCGCATCGTTGTCGAATTCTTCCGCCAGCCGGACGCTCAGCTCGGTTATCTTTTCGGCGGCTGGCTGACGATGGGTATGTTGCTCTCGCTGCCTATGGTGCTGCTTGGTCTGTGGGCCGTGTGGCGCGCCAACCGATCCGCCAGCCGAAATGCCTGA
- a CDS encoding class I SAM-dependent methyltransferase produces the protein MPDTPLKDRLKRLIAATGPISVADYMATCLGDPEAGYYITRDPFGREGDFITAPEVSQMFGELIGIWAIGIWDALGRPTNAVICEIGPGRGTLMNDMLRTMAKLAPQLVASASIAMVETSPRLADLQKQKLSQSSASIGWFERFTDIPDGPLILVANELFDAIPFRQFVKSGERFVERMIGLDKGGEFQFVSGAAGIDPALLPENYAQAPEGTIFEAAPARTALMQEVARHIIEQRGAALAIDYGHLRSGFGDTLQAMIKHDYDDVFAHPGIADLTSHVDFDVLERTARGHGCKTRTMTQGEFLLAMGLIDRAGRLGSGRDSAFQEKIRNDVERLAAPDQMGTLFKVLVAADPATQLIPFDAT, from the coding sequence ATGCCTGATACGCCGCTCAAAGACCGGCTCAAACGGCTGATCGCCGCCACAGGGCCGATCAGTGTCGCCGACTATATGGCCACCTGCCTCGGAGATCCCGAGGCAGGTTATTACATAACGCGCGACCCCTTTGGGCGTGAAGGCGACTTCATCACGGCACCCGAAGTCAGCCAGATGTTCGGTGAACTGATCGGCATATGGGCTATCGGCATATGGGACGCGCTTGGGCGCCCTACAAATGCGGTGATCTGCGAAATCGGCCCCGGTCGCGGCACATTGATGAACGACATGCTGCGCACCATGGCAAAACTTGCCCCGCAGCTCGTCGCCTCTGCAAGCATCGCGATGGTTGAGACGAGTCCGCGCCTTGCCGATCTGCAAAAGCAAAAACTTTCTCAAAGCAGTGCGAGTATCGGATGGTTCGAGCGCTTCACAGACATTCCCGACGGACCGCTGATCCTCGTTGCCAATGAACTGTTCGACGCCATCCCCTTTCGCCAGTTCGTGAAATCCGGCGAGCGCTTCGTCGAGCGTATGATCGGCCTCGATAAAGGCGGCGAATTTCAATTCGTCAGCGGCGCTGCCGGTATCGATCCAGCGCTCCTGCCCGAAAACTACGCGCAGGCGCCTGAAGGCACGATCTTCGAAGCCGCCCCCGCCCGAACGGCGCTGATGCAGGAAGTCGCACGCCATATCATTGAGCAGCGTGGCGCAGCCCTTGCCATCGATTACGGCCATTTGCGTTCTGGCTTCGGTGATACGTTACAAGCCATGATCAAACATGACTATGACGACGTCTTCGCGCATCCCGGCATAGCCGACCTGACAAGCCATGTCGATTTTGACGTGCTGGAGAGAACAGCACGCGGGCATGGCTGCAAAACCCGCACGATGACGCAAGGGGAATTTCTGCTTGCCATGGGACTGATTGATCGTGCGGGACGTCTGGGTTCAGGGCGCGACAGCGCTTTTCAGGAGAAAATACGCAACGATGTCGAGCGGCTTGCCGCACCCGACCAGATGGGAACGCTGTTCAAGGTACTTGTCGCAGCCGATCCAGCCACACAGCTCATACCTTTCGATGCGACATGA